Proteins from a single region of Nocardioides anomalus:
- a CDS encoding family 16 glycosylhydrolase → MFHRLSTLPRSAAAGVAVLAAVSLAVPLASPAGAERSETARQAPGPIHAGNTFGWYGHGGLVYDETFVGPLNRKRWHVEGPGNVRTQHGMLTLNTASKGTVSAQMTIPGRAYGRWETRLRQRQYGRGHAPYRVLTELVPVTKAGEGCGEQNIALNKFTMGKNKVNFYIRSRPDHLFQASMKRGFGQDQWHTFAVEVTRTRISWFVDSRVIRSETRPAALTGRKFQVRFTMQAEKGKQMNKARMQMDWLRYWTLQAKNERSTKAPKTKMTTYTQSCVGTQGDD, encoded by the coding sequence ATGTTCCACCGGCTCTCCACCCTGCCCCGTTCCGCCGCCGCCGGCGTCGCCGTCCTGGCCGCCGTCTCGCTGGCCGTCCCCCTGGCCTCGCCGGCCGGCGCCGAGCGGTCCGAGACCGCCCGCCAGGCGCCCGGCCCGATCCACGCCGGCAACACCTTCGGCTGGTACGGCCACGGCGGCCTGGTGTACGACGAGACCTTCGTCGGCCCGCTCAACCGCAAGCGCTGGCACGTCGAGGGCCCGGGCAACGTCCGCACCCAGCACGGCATGCTCACGCTCAACACCGCGAGCAAGGGCACCGTCTCGGCCCAGATGACGATCCCCGGTCGCGCGTACGGCCGCTGGGAGACCCGCCTGCGCCAGCGGCAGTACGGCCGCGGCCACGCGCCGTACCGCGTGCTCACCGAGCTCGTCCCCGTGACCAAGGCCGGCGAGGGCTGCGGCGAGCAGAACATCGCGCTCAACAAGTTCACGATGGGCAAGAACAAGGTCAACTTCTACATCCGCAGCCGCCCCGACCACCTGTTCCAGGCCTCGATGAAGCGCGGCTTCGGCCAGGACCAGTGGCACACCTTCGCGGTCGAGGTCACCCGCACGCGGATCTCGTGGTTCGTCGACTCGCGCGTCATCCGCTCCGAGACCCGTCCGGCCGCGCTGACCGGCCGCAAGTTCCAGGTCCGGTTCACCATGCAGGCCGAGAAGGGCAAGCAGATGAACAAGGCGCGCATGCAGATGGACTGGCTGCGCTACTGGACGCTGCAGGCCAAGAACGAGCGCTCGACCAAGGCCCCCAAGACGAAGATGACGACGTACACGCAGTCCTGCGTCGGCACCCAGGGCGACGACTAG
- the upp gene encoding uracil phosphoribosyltransferase yields MRTHVVDHPLVAHKLTALRDETTDSPTFRRLADELVTLLAYEATREVRVDPHDITTPVAPTTGVKLATPKPLVVPILRAGLGMLDGMMRLLPTAEVGFLGMMRNEETLEATTYAERLPEDLAGRQCYVLDPMLATGGTLAAAIRFLTDRGADHITAICLLAAPEGCQRLENDLAGVDVPVTIVTAAMDERLNEKGYIVPGLGDAGDRLYGVVG; encoded by the coding sequence GTGCGCACCCACGTCGTCGACCACCCGCTCGTCGCCCACAAGCTGACCGCCCTGCGCGACGAGACCACCGACTCGCCGACGTTCCGACGCCTGGCCGACGAGCTGGTCACGCTGCTGGCCTACGAGGCGACCCGCGAGGTGCGCGTCGACCCGCACGACATCACCACCCCCGTCGCCCCGACCACCGGCGTCAAGCTGGCCACGCCCAAGCCGCTGGTCGTGCCCATCCTGCGCGCCGGCCTCGGCATGCTCGACGGCATGATGCGCCTGCTGCCCACGGCCGAGGTCGGCTTCCTCGGGATGATGCGCAACGAGGAGACCCTCGAGGCCACGACGTACGCCGAGCGCCTGCCGGAGGACCTCGCCGGCCGCCAGTGCTACGTGCTCGACCCCATGCTCGCCACGGGCGGCACGCTCGCCGCCGCGATCCGCTTCCTCACCGACCGCGGCGCCGACCACATCACCGCCATCTGCCTGCTCGCGGCCCCCGAGGGGTGCCAGCGGCTCGAGAACGACCTCGCGGGCGTCGACGTGCCGGTCACGATCGTGACCGCGGCGATGGACGAGCGGCTCAACGAGAAGGGCTACATCGTCCCCGGCCTCGGCGACGCCGGCGACCGGTTGTACGGCGTGGTGGGCTAG
- a CDS encoding Flp family type IVb pilin: MADPTWIPARPHDRRADDERGASAVEYGLLIAGIAALIVVVVFAFGGSLKGIFTSTCSKVTASATVKSCS; this comes from the coding sequence ATGGCCGACCCCACCTGGATCCCCGCGCGCCCTCACGACCGGCGTGCGGACGACGAGCGAGGCGCCTCCGCCGTCGAGTACGGGCTGCTGATCGCGGGCATCGCCGCGCTCATCGTCGTCGTGGTGTTCGCCTTCGGCGGCAGCCTCAAGGGCATCTTCACCTCGACCTGCTCCAAGGTGACCGCCTCGGCGACGGTCAAGAGCTGCTCCTGA
- a CDS encoding NAD(P)(+) transhydrogenase (Re/Si-specific) subunit beta — MIPTWAQLLYLFGAVCFILALKGLSGPKTARNGNLIGAFAAVLACVIPFFYADLDHVPLIVAAIAVGTVGGVYGARRVQMTQMPQMVALFNGVGGGAAALVALLELHELVELHDAGFDTEKFVLVATAFTVLVGSVSFAGSVITFAKLQELMTSRPVIIPGFPVLFGGGFLAALVLAVLLVREPTMWAGIVIALLGLLVGVLLVLPVGGADVPIVISLLNAFTGLTVAAGGYVLSNTLLLVAGTLVGASGTFLTLLMASAMGRSVSNILFGALKGGSTLGSGEASDRPVKSAGPEDVGIMLAYAERVIIVPGYGLAVAQAQHTLRELVDLLISRGVEVDYAIHPVAGRMPGHMNVLLAEAQVPYEQLVEMDDINGEFKDADVVLVVGANDVVNPAARDTPSAPIYGMPILNADEAKQVVFLKRSMRPGFAGIENELLFNPETTLLFGDAKDSLAKVLSAVKAL, encoded by the coding sequence GTGATCCCCACCTGGGCGCAGCTGCTCTACCTCTTCGGCGCGGTCTGCTTCATCCTGGCGCTCAAGGGGCTCTCCGGGCCCAAGACGGCTCGCAACGGCAACCTGATCGGTGCGTTCGCCGCCGTGCTGGCCTGCGTGATCCCGTTCTTCTACGCCGACCTCGACCACGTCCCGCTCATCGTCGCGGCGATCGCGGTCGGCACGGTCGGCGGCGTGTACGGCGCCCGCCGGGTCCAGATGACCCAGATGCCGCAGATGGTCGCCCTGTTCAACGGCGTCGGCGGCGGCGCGGCCGCGCTGGTGGCCCTGCTCGAGCTGCACGAGCTCGTCGAGCTGCACGACGCCGGCTTCGACACCGAGAAGTTCGTGCTGGTGGCGACGGCCTTCACCGTGCTGGTCGGCTCGGTGTCCTTCGCGGGCTCGGTCATCACCTTCGCCAAGCTCCAGGAGCTGATGACCTCGCGGCCGGTCATCATCCCCGGCTTCCCCGTGCTCTTCGGCGGCGGCTTCCTCGCCGCCCTGGTCCTCGCCGTGCTGCTGGTCCGCGAGCCGACCATGTGGGCCGGGATCGTGATCGCTCTGCTCGGCCTCCTGGTCGGCGTCCTCCTCGTGCTGCCGGTCGGCGGCGCCGACGTGCCGATCGTCATCTCGCTGCTCAACGCCTTCACCGGACTGACCGTCGCCGCGGGCGGCTACGTGCTGTCCAACACGCTGCTGCTCGTCGCCGGCACCCTGGTCGGCGCGTCCGGCACGTTCCTGACCCTGCTCATGGCCAGCGCCATGGGCCGCTCGGTGAGCAACATCCTCTTCGGCGCCCTCAAGGGCGGCTCCACCCTCGGGTCCGGCGAGGCCTCGGACCGACCGGTGAAGTCCGCCGGCCCCGAGGACGTCGGCATCATGCTGGCCTACGCCGAGCGCGTGATCATCGTGCCCGGCTACGGCCTCGCCGTCGCCCAGGCCCAGCACACGCTGCGCGAGCTCGTCGACCTGCTCATCTCCCGCGGCGTCGAGGTCGACTACGCCATCCACCCCGTCGCCGGCCGGATGCCCGGACACATGAACGTGCTGCTCGCCGAGGCCCAGGTCCCCTACGAGCAGCTGGTCGAGATGGACGACATCAACGGCGAGTTCAAGGACGCCGACGTCGTCCTGGTCGTCGGCGCCAACGACGTGGTCAACCCCGCCGCCCGCGACACCCCTTCGGCCCCGATCTACGGCATGCCGATCCTCAACGCCGACGAGGCCAAGCAGGTCGTCTTCCTCAAGCGCTCCATGCGCCCGGGCTTCGCCGGCATCGAGAACGAGCTGCTCTTCAACCCCGAGACAACGCTGCTGTTCGGCGACGCCAAGGACTCGCTGGCCAAGGTGCTCTCGGCGGTCAAGGCGCTCTGA
- a CDS encoding NAD(P) transhydrogenase subunit alpha, translating into MSEGVVWLTIFILSVFVGIEVISKVSSTLHTPLMSGANAIHGVILLGAILVTGSTDNDLALVVGLIAIVLAAVNMVGGFVVTDRMLQMFVRKKPATAPEKGRDA; encoded by the coding sequence ATGAGCGAGGGCGTCGTCTGGCTGACGATCTTCATCCTCAGCGTCTTCGTCGGCATCGAGGTGATCTCCAAGGTGTCCTCGACGCTGCACACGCCGCTGATGTCCGGCGCCAACGCGATCCACGGCGTGATCCTGCTCGGCGCGATCCTGGTGACCGGCAGCACCGACAACGACCTCGCGCTCGTCGTCGGGCTGATCGCGATCGTGCTGGCCGCGGTCAACATGGTCGGCGGCTTCGTGGTCACCGACCGGATGCTGCAGATGTTCGTGCGCAAGAAGCCCGCGACCGCTCCCGAGAAGGGCCGCGACGCGTGA
- a CDS encoding NAD(P) transhydrogenase subunit alpha, producing the protein MKIAVVRETREGETRVALVPELVGKLTALGYEVAVEPDAGRHALLADEEYAEAGAAVDADAVSTADVVLSVQPLDPSTVRRLRRGAATISFLPVNQERGLVVDLRDVGATAFAMELVPRISRAQSMDALSSQALVSGYRCAVVAAGMLRRFFPLNMTAAGTVQPAEVVVLGAGVAGLQTIATCKRLGAVVRAYDVRAAAAEEIRSMGAKAIELELETLEGAGGYAREMTEDRAARQMELLAPYVAAADALITTAAVPGRTAPRLVTAAMVEAMKPGSVVVDLAAESGGNVEGAVAGEVVRIGNASVWGGKNVPSSMPGPASRLYAQNVVNLLTLMTKDGAFAPDFEDEIVVGSCVTHDGAIRHEPTRAAIEGGATA; encoded by the coding sequence GTGAAGATCGCCGTGGTCCGGGAGACCCGCGAGGGCGAGACGCGGGTCGCGCTGGTGCCCGAGCTGGTGGGCAAGCTCACCGCGCTCGGCTACGAGGTCGCGGTCGAGCCCGACGCCGGGCGGCACGCGCTGCTCGCCGACGAGGAGTACGCCGAGGCCGGGGCCGCCGTCGACGCCGACGCGGTCTCGACCGCCGACGTCGTCCTGTCCGTCCAGCCGCTGGACCCCAGCACCGTGCGCCGGCTCCGGCGCGGGGCCGCGACCATCAGCTTCCTGCCGGTCAACCAGGAGCGGGGGCTGGTCGTCGACCTGCGTGACGTCGGCGCGACGGCGTTCGCCATGGAGCTGGTGCCGCGCATCTCCCGCGCGCAGTCGATGGACGCCCTGTCGTCGCAGGCGCTGGTCAGCGGCTACCGGTGCGCGGTCGTCGCCGCCGGGATGCTGCGCCGCTTCTTCCCCCTCAACATGACCGCGGCCGGCACCGTCCAGCCGGCCGAGGTCGTCGTGCTCGGCGCGGGCGTGGCCGGGCTGCAGACCATCGCGACGTGCAAGCGGCTCGGCGCCGTCGTCCGCGCCTACGACGTCCGCGCGGCCGCCGCCGAGGAGATCCGGTCGATGGGCGCCAAGGCCATCGAGCTTGAGCTGGAGACGCTCGAGGGCGCGGGCGGCTACGCCCGCGAGATGACCGAGGACCGCGCCGCCCGGCAGATGGAGCTGCTCGCGCCGTACGTCGCCGCCGCGGACGCGCTCATCACCACGGCCGCCGTGCCGGGCCGCACCGCACCCCGCCTGGTCACCGCCGCGATGGTCGAGGCGATGAAGCCCGGCTCGGTCGTGGTGGACCTGGCCGCGGAGTCCGGGGGCAACGTCGAGGGCGCGGTGGCCGGCGAGGTCGTGCGGATCGGCAACGCCTCGGTGTGGGGCGGCAAGAACGTGCCGTCGTCGATGCCCGGCCCGGCGTCCCGGCTCTACGCGCAGAACGTGGTCAACCTGCTCACGCTCATGACGAAGGACGGGGCGTTCGCGCCGGACTTCGAGGACGAGATCGTGGTCGGCTCGTGCGTGACGCACGACGGCGCGATCCGGCACGAACCCACCAGAGCCGCGATCGAGGGAGGGGCCACGGCATGA